A window of Brevibacillus sp. DP1.3A genomic DNA:
GCCACTCCCCACTCTCATCATTGATCCGGGACACGGTGGAATCGATCCGGGAGCTGTCGGTGAAAATGGTCTGAGAGAAAAAGACCTCACCCTACAAATCAGCCTCTATCAGTACGCAAGATTCCAGGCGCTGGGTTTACCGGTTATTCTTACGCGCACTTCTGATATCGCATTGACCCCAGAACAAAGAACAAAGCTGGTACGTGATAGCGGAGCCAAGTATTGCCTATCCAACCACATAAACGCAGGCGGAGGCGAGGGAGTAGAAGCGATCTACTCCATTTTCTCAAAAGACACCCTAGCAAAATCAATCGTACAGGCCCTGGTAGATTGCGGGATGAAATACAGGAGGGTTTTCTCCAAAGAAGGCGCGAATGAAAAAGATTACTACTTCATGCACAGAGACACAGGCACCGTAGATACAACCATCATTGAATACGGATTTATTGACCATCCAGGAGACATGAAGAAACTGAAGGATAACTGGAAGAGCTACGCTGAAGCTGTAGTCAAGGCGTTCTGCGCCTTCATTGGCGCTAATTATCAATTGCCCACAGTTAATCCACAGAAGGAGGAAAAACCTGTGAATACTGATCAAATGGAAGGCTGGGAACGCGAATCAGGCGTCAAAGCAATTGAGAACCTCGCAGCCAAGGGACTGCTTAATGACCCTGAAAAATGGAAGCAGCGTCTGACCGACAACCCACAAGGCGTTCTTAACGAACTGCCCTGGTTAATGTTTACCTTGCTTGATCGCGCAACTGAAAAAGTGTAATGTGCTGCTGACGCCCTCCTCCGAAAATTTCGGATGGAGGGCATTTTTTATTGCACGTTCGCATGTTGTTCGTATATAATAGGAACAAACGTTCGCGAAAATAGGTGATAACATGGAGAGTATCCAAACAGTTGTTGATGGCAGAATGATGGCCATTCCGGTATTAACAGCGAAGCATCTATCCGTGATTTCTCGTGTTCATTCTGGCGCATGTCCGGGGTGCGATCCAGACATTCTTAGGGATCTCGTGGAAGCTGGCTTGGTGGAGGATGAACCGGGTGGCAAGTAAACTTGATGATTTATTCGCCATGAAGTGGATTTTGCCTGAGCACAACCAGGCACTCAGCCACCATTACTACAAATCATCGTTGATCCCACAACCGATCTTAGAAGACGACGAGCTGGTTGAAATGAATCGGATTATCCATGAGTCGATTCAGGAAGATTTCGCTGTCAGCATGTCATGGTTCAAACCAGAAGTAGATGACCTTGGACGCATGAAAACGCATTGGGGCTGGGTGCAGCGGGTCGATACAAATCGAAAACAGATAAAACTGGTGAACGATGACGGATTTTGGTGGATCGACTTCAAACGCCTGGTGAAAGTAGAGCGTGTATGAACGGGAGCACATAAGATATGTCGAGGAATTATAGAAGCAAACAACCCGCCTCATCTTACTGGGCGGGTTGCTCATGTTACACTATCAACAATTTGTTAATTCAC
This region includes:
- a CDS encoding YolD-like family protein, encoding MASKLDDLFAMKWILPEHNQALSHHYYKSSLIPQPILEDDELVEMNRIIHESIQEDFAVSMSWFKPEVDDLGRMKTHWGWVQRVDTNRKQIKLVNDDGFWWIDFKRLVKVERV
- a CDS encoding glucosaminidase domain-containing protein, which produces MTPQAFISKIAPLAVAEMKRSRIPASLTIAQAILESGWGTSELATKANNLFGIKGKGPAGIYQYVSPEYVSNKKIEKLSDFRKYNTWHESIKDHTDKLLEPRYSKALGASYRAACHAVQEAGYATDPNYAQELIKRIEKYKLDQYDTQGGQTVPLPTLIIDPGHGGIDPGAVGENGLREKDLTLQISLYQYARFQALGLPVILTRTSDIALTPEQRTKLVRDSGAKYCLSNHINAGGGEGVEAIYSIFSKDTLAKSIVQALVDCGMKYRRVFSKEGANEKDYYFMHRDTGTVDTTIIEYGFIDHPGDMKKLKDNWKSYAEAVVKAFCAFIGANYQLPTVNPQKEEKPVNTDQMEGWERESGVKAIENLAAKGLLNDPEKWKQRLTDNPQGVLNELPWLMFTLLDRATEKV